Proteins from one Nicotiana tabacum cultivar K326 chromosome 23, ASM71507v2, whole genome shotgun sequence genomic window:
- the LOC107780175 gene encoding uncharacterized protein LOC107780175 has protein sequence MSLSAAEDDSTTEIHLPADINWEMLDKSKFFFLGAALFSGVSAALYPIVVLKTRQQVITTQIPCLKMAVSILRNEGFRGFYRGFGTSLTGTIPARALYMGALEMTKSNVGTATVQLGFSEASASTIANASAGLSAAMAAQLVWTPIDVVSQRLMVQGNGNTSCCSAVRLKNYNGGIDAFRKIIYSDGLRGLYRGFGISILTYAPSNAVWWGSYSVAHRVIWGCIGCYCCKKDENGYRPDGKAVVAVQGLSAAMASGVSALVTMPLDTVKTRLQVLDGEGNGQKSPTILQTVRNLVKEGGFAACYRGLGPRWASMSMSATTMITTYEFLKRLSTKNQESFA, from the coding sequence ATGAGTTTGAGTGCGGCGGAGGATGATTCAACGACGGAAATTCATCTTCCTGCCGACATAAATTGGGAAATGCTCGACAAATCTAAGTTTTTCTTCCTCGGAGCAGCGCTATTTTCGGGTGTCTCTGCAGCACTTTACCCGATTGTGGTGTTAAAGACACGGCAGCAGGTGATAACTACCCAAATTCCTTGTCTAAAAATGGCAGTTTCCATTTTGAGGAATGAAGGATTCAGGGGTTTTTACAGAGGATTTGGTACTTCCCTTACTGGGACAATCCCTGCACGTGCCCTGTACATGGGGGCACTTGAAATGACCAAAAGTAATGTAGGAACTGCCACTGTTCAGCTGGGATTTTCCGAGGCGTCGGCCTCCACTATTGCTAATGCCTCTGCAGGGCTAAGTGCTGCTATGGCTGCTCAATTGGTTTGGACGCCAATTGATGTTGTGAGTCAGAGATTAATGGTACAAGGAAATGGGAATACTTCTTGTTGTAGTGCTGTTAGATTGAAGAATTACAATGGTGGAATCGACGCGTTTAGGAAGATAATTTATAGTGATGGATTGAGAGGATTGTATAGGGGATTTGGTATTTCAATACTGACTTATGCACCTTCAAATGCAGTTTGGTGGGGATCTTACTCTGTTGCACACAGAGTGATTTGGGGTTGTATTGGGTGCTATTGTTGCAAGAAAGATGAGAATGGTTATAGGCCAGATGGGAAAGCAGTGGTGGCTGTTCAAGGGCTAAGTGCTGCAATGGCTAGTGGGGTGTCTGCATTAGTTACAATGCCACTTGACACTGTTAAGACAAGATTACAAGTCCTAGATGGAGAAGGGAATGGTCAGAAATCACCAACAATTTTACAGACTGTGAGGAATTTGGTTAAGGAAGGTGGATTTGCAGCATGTTACAGAGGATTAGGACCAAGGTGGGCATCAATGTCTATGTCTGCAACAACTATGATCACTACCTATGAGTTTCTCAAGCGGCTATCTACCAAGAATCAAGAGAGCTTTGCTTGA